The Paenibacillus mucilaginosus 3016 genome includes the window AACTATGTGTCCTATTGTCAGGAGGCTTTCTCGTTCATGGAATCCATAAAAAAAGATTGGGTGCAGCGGTTCCGGCAGGACCAGACGGTAATCAGCGTTTCAGCGGTGGACAACCCTTCTTCGTTTTCGGCCGTAACCGACGGATTTGATATCTTGCTGTTGATCGTCTGCCGCGACAATGAGCGCAGTCATCAACAGATTCATTATATAAGAGACGACCGGCGTATACAAGAACGTTGGGTCAGTCCGGATACGCTTACCGATTTGATTCTTCATGGAGAACACCGGAACATTATCTATTGGATTCTAAAAGGGGAGATTCTATTGGACCGGGAGATGTACCTGGAGAGTTTGCGGCACAAAGTCCTTGAATTCCCCGTCGATCTCAGGGAGCATAAGCTGCTGATCGAATTCTCCAAGTTCTTGAGAAGCTATCTGCAGAGCAAGGAATATATACTCGAAGACCACCTGCTCGATGCCTATAATAATATTCTGGAAGCCCTGCATCACTGGGCCCATATTGTCATTATTGAATCCGGCAGTCATCCGGAAGTCACCGTGTGGCGTCAGGTGAAGAACATCAATCCTGGCGTATACAAACTGTACGAAGAACTGACGCTCAGCAAAGAAACGCTGAAACAGCGGGTGCAGCTGGTTCTGCTTGCCTGCGAATTCTCGATCATGTCGAAGATGGAGCGGTGCTGCAAGCTTCTTCTTGAAGTTTTGGCCAGCCGCGAGGAGGCTTGGAGTCTGCAGGAGCTGCAGCAGCAGCCCAAATTGGCGGATATCCGCACCGAGCTTCCGCTGCTCATGAACAAGCTGGTGAAGAAATCACTGGCCAAAGAAGTCGCTTATACGATGGATGAAGACCTTACACTGCTGGAACTCCGATATAAGGATGTTAAAAGCGCAAACGTGTGATATAATGGCAGTAACAACCAAATAGCCACTAGGGGAGCCTCTGACATGCGGGGCTGAGAAAAAGAAGCGGATTCTTTGACCCTTGGAACCTGATACGGCAGCCCGAAGAAGTAAGGGCGTCACTGGATTATGCCAGCGTAGGGAAGTGGTCGAATGCTAGCAATCTCTATGGCCGCATAACGCCATGTTGACATTCGGTCAGCCCTGCTCCGGGCTGGCCTTTTTTTGTTGTCCGGCTATGGCTGAAGGGGGTGAAGCAGTGAATCTGATCGTAAACGGGGAGTCGAGAGAAGTGGAGGGCGCAGCGACGGTTGCGGAGCTGCTGTCCGTGTTTAAGCTGCAGAACAAGATTCTTGTGGTTGAATTGAACCGCGAGATTGTGGACCGCAGCCGATACGAAGATGCCAGGCTGAACGACGGCGACCGAATTGAGATCGTCCATTTTGTCGGCGGGGGCTGACAGACTGACCAGTACAGGGGGAAATGACCATGAGCGAAACGTTAAAAATCGGACCTTATGAATTTCAATCGAGGCTTCTGCTCG containing:
- a CDS encoding nucleotidyltransferase-like protein, with protein sequence MESIKKDWVQRFRQDQTVISVSAVDNPSSFSAVTDGFDILLLIVCRDNERSHQQIHYIRDDRRIQERWVSPDTLTDLILHGEHRNIIYWILKGEILLDREMYLESLRHKVLEFPVDLREHKLLIEFSKFLRSYLQSKEYILEDHLLDAYNNILEALHHWAHIVIIESGSHPEVTVWRQVKNINPGVYKLYEELTLSKETLKQRVQLVLLACEFSIMSKMERCCKLLLEVLASREEAWSLQELQQQPKLADIRTELPLLMNKLVKKSLAKEVAYTMDEDLTLLELRYKDVKSANV
- the thiS gene encoding sulfur carrier protein ThiS, translated to MNLIVNGESREVEGAATVAELLSVFKLQNKILVVELNREIVDRSRYEDARLNDGDRIEIVHFVGGG